One Perognathus longimembris pacificus isolate PPM17 chromosome 2, ASM2315922v1, whole genome shotgun sequence DNA segment encodes these proteins:
- the Rnf148 gene encoding RING finger protein 148: MSPLGRTPSPHRSTLCRLLRLSIILLLSLPESKGKAIWTAHLNITFQVGNRIISELGESGVFGNHSPLERVSGAVVLPEGWNQNACNPLTNFSRPEQADSWLALIERGGCTFTHKINVAAEKGANGVIIYNYPGTGNKVFPMSHQGTENIVAVMIGNLKGMELLHLIQKGVYVTIIIEVGRMHMPWLSHYIMSLFTFLAATVAYLFLYCAWRPRVPNTSNRRRRQIKADVKRAIGQLQLRVLKEGDKELEPDEDNCVVCFDIYKPQDVVRILTCKHFFHKACIDPWLLAHRTCPMCKCDILRS; this comes from the coding sequence ATGAGCCCACTTGGACGTACTCCGTCACCTCATAGGTCTACTCTATGTCGACTGTTGAGGCTTAGCATCATTCTACTGCTTAGCCTTCCTGAatctaaaggaaaagcaatatgGACAGCTCACCTGAATATAACATTTCAGGTGGGAAACAGGATTATATCGGAACTAGGAGAGAGCGGAGTGTTCGGGAACCATTCTCCTCTGGAAAGGGTGTCTGGTGCGGTGGTGCTTCCTGAAGGATGGAATCAGAATGCTTGTAATCCACTGACCAATTTCAGCAGGCCTGAACAAGCGGACTCGTGGCTGGCCCTCATTGAACGGGGAGGCTGTACTTTTACTCACAAAATCAACGTGGCTGCAGAGAAGGGAGCAAATGGGGTGATCATCTATAATTACCCAGGTACAGGTAACAAAGTATTTCCTATGTCTCACCAGGGAACAGAAAATATAGTTGCAGTAATGATAGGGAACCTCAAAGGCATGGAACTTTTGCACTTGATCCAGAAAGGAGTCTATGTGACCATCATCATTGAAGTGGGAAGAATGCACATGCCATGGCTGAGCCACTACATCATGTCTCTGTTTACCTTCCTGGCAGCCACAGTGGCATACCTTTTCTTGTATTGTGCCTGGAGACCCAGAGTTCCTAATACTTCAAACAGGAGGCGAAGACAGATAAAGGCTGATGTGAAGAGAGCTATTGGTCAGCTTCAACTTCGAGTGCTCAAAGAAGGAGATAAGGAGCTGGAACCAGATGAAGACAATTGTGTTGTCTGTTTTGACATATACAAACCCCAAGATGTAGTACGTATTTTAACCTGCAAACATTTTTTCCACAAGGCATGCATTGATCCCTGGCTTTTGGCGCATAGGACATGTCCCATGTGCAAGTGTGACATTCTGAGATCTTAA